The genomic segment ATCGGGGTTCTAATGACAGGCATGGGCAGTGACGGTGCCAGGGCAATGGTCAGCATAAGAAAGGCAGGCGGCCTGACCATTGCAGAAAGTGAAGAAAGTGCCATTGTGTTTGGAATGCCTGCCGAGGCAATTCAGCGCGGGGGAGCTGAAATAATTGTACCGTCATGGGAGATTGCAGATCAAATCATAAAGGCCGCAGGAGTCTGATATGAAAAAATACTTTAACACAGCAGGGCCTTGTCATCCTGATGAACATTATATGCTTCCGGCAGACGGCAGATGTAAAAATTTATCTGAATTCATAGATCAAAAACAATATTTTGTACTTCACGCAGCCAGACAGTCAGGCAAGACAACTCTTCTTCTGGATATGGTTAAGCAGCTAAACGATTCGGGAAACTATTATGCCATGTACTGCTCCCTTGAATCGGTTCAAGGGATTACTGATGTAGAAAGAGGACTGCCCGCAATTGTCAGAAGTTTGACAAAAGAAATTGAATTTAATGAAAATCTTAAAAACTATTCCTTTGCAGAAAATGCAGATTATTCGGATTTTAACAATGTTTTAGTTAAATCTCTTGCGCATTTCTGCAAAAAACTGGATAAACCCCTTGTAATACTCTTTGACGAGGCAGACTGTCTTTCAGATAAAACCTTGATTTCATTTTTAAGGCAGCTCCGAGACGGATATGTGAACAGAAACCGGATTCCTTTTGTGCATTCCCTTTGTCTTACAGGTATGAGAAATATACGGGATTATAAAGTCCTTGTCCGGGAAGAAGAAAAAAGCCTCGGAAGTACAAGTCCTTTTAATATTGTCAGTGAAGCCTTTACCCTGAGAAATTTCACAGGACATGAGACCGCTCAATTATACAGACAGCACACAGAACAGACCGGACAGGAATTTACAGATAAAGTTCTTGAAAAAGCGCAATATTATACCTGGGGCCAGCCCTGGCTGGTCAATGCAATTGCCAGGGAGATAGTTGTTAAAATCCTTAAATCTGATTTTTCAAAAAAAATCCTGCCTGAACATGTTGACCAGGCTGTCCAAAATATTATTTACCGCCGGGATACCCATATTGACAGCCTTTTGGAACGGCTCAAGGAAAAAAGGGTTCAAAAAATTATTGAACCTGTGCTTATCGGACAGGATAAGGGATTTAATCCTGCTGATGATGATTTCCAGTATGTTATGGATCTTGGTCTGATAAAAAATGATGCAGGGGTTATTAAACCTTCCAATCCCATATATTCAGAAGTTATTATAAGAAGCCTGAGTTCTGCGACCCAGATGGCAATGGATTCATCAGGATATCCCCCTGCTGCCCCGGCGTATATTGAAAATAACAGGCTTGATATGAAAAAGCTGCTCATGGATTTTCAGCAGTTCTGGCGTGAAAATTCCAAAATCTGGACAGATCGCTATCAATACAAAGAAGCAGCTCCCCATCTGATTCTCATGGCTTTTTTACAAAGAATAATCAATCAGGGAGGGCAGATTATCCGGGAACCTGCCCTTGGCAGACAAAGGCTTGATCTGTGTATTAATTATAAAAACATCCGCTATCCTGTTGAACTTAAACTCCGTTATGGAACAAAAACCTTGAAAGAGGGAACCGGGCAGTTAGCTGATTATATGGATACCCTGGGATGTAATGAAGGATGGCTGATTATATTTGACAGGCGTAAAAGCATTTCATGGAAAAAAAAGATTTTCTGGAAAACCGAAACATCGGAAAAAGGACAAATTCATATTGCGGGGTGTTGATGCAGGAAATTTTAAGCCTTCCCACAGCAATTAACCCTGCATAATACTGAGAGGAAATATGGACCATATTGTACAGGCATTAAACAGTAATGATGAAACCCAGCGGATTTATGCAGCCCAGGACATGGGAGAACAAAATGATCCTGAAATGGCTGCACCCCTGGTACAAAGACTTTTGATTGAAAAATCTCAGATAGTTAAAGATGCCATAGTTTTTAATCTTTCAAAAATACCATGCACCAGGATATATGAAAAACTGTTTGAAATGTTTGATTCTCATGATGCATTCATAAGAAACGCTGCTGTTACTGTCTTTGGCTCGGAAAAAGATGAAGCTATTGGATTTCTTACAGCACATCTTGACCATGCAAACCGGGAAATCAGAAAATTGATTCTTGATGCCTTATACACAACAGGCACATATGAATCAGTCCTTGCTATAAGAGCAGGACTTCACGACCCGTCTGTTAATGTCCAGATAACAGCAGCAGAATATCTCGGCATACTTGAAGACAAAGACAGTATAGATGATATGGTAAAACTTATTGAACAAAAAGAGCCTATGCTGAGGTTTGCCCTTCTTGATGCTCTTTCATGTATGAAGGAAAGCGGAATCATAAAAAAAGTTATGGATGTTCTGGGTGCAGGGGATGATATTAACAAGCTTGACCCTCTCTATATTCCAGGCATAATCAAACTTGCAGCAAAATCAGGAGACCTGGATTTTATTTGTGATGTTTTTGAAAATATAAGCAATTCAAATATTTATGCAGATGATATTATGCGGGCTGTTGGAGAAACAAAACTTCGGTTTAAAAACATACTGGAAGAATGCTGTATTCTTGAAATGACAACTGCCATAGCAAAGGATAAAAATTTAAGGGATAATGTCCGTTATAATGCAGTGGAGCTGCTTTTAGGGGATGAAAAAGGTTTACTTGATTCCAAAGAACTGCTTGCACTGGGCACATCCCTGATTTCTGAACCATCCATGATATTTGTTGGAGTCAGAGTTCTTGTCCGGTCAAAAGAGCCTGAAGGAATAGAACTTGTAAAAACCATCAGGTCAGAAACCAAAGATGAGGAAATTCGGGCCTTATGTGAGGAGTTGATCGGAAATTTGCCGGAAAAAATATTGTCCGAAAAACACGGAGGTTAGTGAAGTGGCATTTATTACCCCTGATGAATTTGAATATCTGGCAAATTTTATCTATCGAAAGACCGGAATCAGATTTGAAATCAAAAAACTCTATTTTCTTTCCAAAAGAGTGCAAAAGAGAATGGAAGAACTTGGAATCCAGACAGCCTCGGAATATATGAGAAAACTCAGATTTTCAGATCCTGACAATAGTGAATTTCAGCTTCTTCTTAATCTTCTGACTATCAATGAAACCTATTTTTTCAGGGATTTTCCCCAGCTCCAGGCATTTGCAGAACACTGCCTTCCTGATATTATTGAAAAAAAAGAAGCTGCGGGAAACCGAAGGCTCAGGATATGGTCAGCAGGCTGTGCTTCAGGAGAGGAACCATATACTATTGGTATAATCCTGTATGAAATGCTTAATAATTACAGGCAGTGGGACATTAAAATAACTGCCAGTGACGTTGATCAGAATATGCTGAAAAAACAAAGCAGGCAGTATATGAAAACAGAAGTATCCGCGATGTTCCTGAAGAATATCTGGCAACGCATTTTACAGAATCAAAAGGACAATTCAGGCTGTCGGAAAAAATCAAGAATATGGTTCAAATTGAACACCTTAATCTTGGAGATAAAACAGCAGTAAGAAATAAAAAAGGGTTTGATATTATATTCTGCCGTAATGTTTTAATCTATTTTGATGATGTATCAAGAAAACAGCTCGTGGATCAGTTTTATCTGGCATTGAATCCAGGAGGGCATATTTTTTTGGGTTCAAGTGAATCTGTAGGAAGAATTTCAACAGCCTTTAAATTAAAACGGGCAGGAGGTTATCTGGTATATTATAAGGAAGAGGGGGATAAACAGTGAAAAAGGTTTTGGTAGTTGATGATTCTCCGGTTGTAAGGAGTTTTCATATAAATATATTAAAAACATCGGGCTTTATTGCTGACGATGCTATTGACGGCATGGATGCTCTTGAAAAATCATTAAAAGAAGATTATGATCTTATCCTCTGTGATATCAACATGCCAAAGATGGACGGACTCACATTTATACAAAGATACAGGGAAATGGAAAAAGAAACCCCTGTTATAATACTTACAACCCAGGAACAGGAAATCCAGAGAAACAAAGGATATGCAGCAGGAGCAAATCTTTTTATCGTTAAACCAGTTAAACCTGCTGACCTGATTTTGCATATTAAATTACTTATGGGCGGGGAACAATGATTGTAAAATCAAAGACCGGTATTTCAAATATTATTCTTGGCCTGGAATGCACTATTGCAGAAACTGAAAAAGATTTTGAAAAAATCAAAGAGATATCTGAAATTTCAAAAGGTATAGACCTGGATATTAACCAGGTACAAGAAATTGACACAGCCTATTTTCAAATGCTTTTATCTTTAAAAGCCTGGACCGAGCATAAGAAAATACCTTTTTCCATTTCAGGCACGTCCAATCCCATTAATGAAATATCAAAACTTTACGGGGTTGAACTATAAAATATTTTATCAGGAGAAAACATAAGGCACAGCCTTTTAATTTAACAGGAGATAAATATGCCAAAAACAATTATGGTTGTTGAAGATGTAACTTCAATGCGGGGACTGGTTGCCATTACACTTAATACAGCAGGCTATCATGTTGTTGAAGCCTGCAATGGTGAGGATGCCTTAAAAAGACTGGCAGAGCAAAAGGTGCATATGATAATAAGTGATGTTAATATGCCGTCTATGAATGGTCTGGAATTTTTAAAAATCATAAAAAGCAATCCTGACTATAAATTCATCCCGGTTGTCATGCTCACTACCCAGGGTGATGAAACCACAAAGAAAAAAGGACAGATGGCAGGGGCAAAGGCATGGATTGTCAAGCCGTTTAAACCTGAATCCATTCTCAAGGTTGTTCAAAAAATTATAGGGTAAGGGGAAAAAGATTTGGCAGACATAAGTATTGAACACTACCGGAAGCAGTTTTTTCGTGAATCAGCAGAGCTGATAGACAATATCTATGATGATATTCTCAAGGCTGAAGCTGAACCGGATAATTATGATATTCTTAATTCGCTTTTCAGGGGTGTCCATACCATCAAGGGAAGCGCCGGCTCGTTCGGGCTGGATGAAATATCATCATTTGTCCATCATCTTGAAAACCTTCTGAACCTGTTGCGGGAAGGAAGAATTGATCTTACACCAGACATAACAGATATTATCCTGGCCGGCATAGACCATATAAGTGATATGATCCAGGCCGGATCCTCCGGCACAGATATGGATAGAGACCTTGAACTTGAGGCAGGAATCATTGAAAAACTGGAATCTTTCTGCAAATCTGCTGTTCCTGCTTGTGAACAATTTTGTGTTCAAGGTGAAATTCTGCCTGGTTCCCAGGTAACAAACCTGGAAGATACCGGCCTGTCAGAGGAGATACAGGCAAAGCTTGCAGATACTGCAGCCAGGGGGTTAAATATTTACCGCATAAGTCTCTGCTATACATCCGGGCACATGGGAAACGGCTATGATCCTTTTATATTTCTTAAAAATCTCTATAACTGCTGTGACTACTATTATGTAGTCAATTACTGCAATAACGGATTTTCCCAGGTTCCGCCCCTGCCTGATTTTGAACCTTTGAACCTGTATCTTAAACCCACTGTATGTGTTGGAACAAACCTCTTGTCTGAGGATATATACGACCTGACCATTGATCCCTCACTGATTTTTATTGAACAAATCAAAACAGCCAATCTGTCAGTAAAAATATTAACCCTTTCTGAATCAGCAGACCCTGAATCTGTAAATGAATTTATTATTGGTACTTCCGAGATGCTGGAATCTGCTGAAACAGCTATTATGGAATATGAAGCAACAGGTTCTGAATCAGCACTTAATGAAATATTCAGGGTAGTTCACAATATCAAGGGAGATGCTGACTTTATAGGCTTGCAGTGTATGACCCGTTTTGCCCATACCCTGGAATCACTTTTGGAAAAACTCAGGACAGGCTTTAAAATAAAAAAAGGGGCAGGAGACATTCTTCTGGGTTCTATTGATTTTTTCTGGAAAAATATCAAAAAAATAGATAAGGGAATAGAAATAACAGATTTTCCGCCTGTTTATGAAACCATAAAAAACCTCCTTGAATCAGATTCACAAGAATCAGATTCAAAAAAATCAGGCTCAAATGATTCAAACCAGGATGATTCAGACCAGGAAAACCCTGTTAAAGAACCGCAGGCCCTTCTTGATGACTTAGACCTTGATTTAAAAAAGGTTTTTTTTGACCAGCTCATACAATATAAAACAATTCTTAATTCAAAACTTCAGGGTTTACCTTTTTCTGACTTAAAATCAGGCATACGTTTTAAACAGGCTGTCTTGCGGGCATTAAATGGATTATCCAATGCATCAAAGGTTGTGAACCTGACACCACTTCAAAGACTTTCTGATAAGGCAGCAAAAGCAGTCAGTTTCATGGATTCGGATCTAATGCCTTCTGAACTGGATGATGTTGTTAAATATATTGAAAACATAGGGCTGGGTCCCAAAAAAATAGGTGAAATCCTGATTCAAAACGGAAAGATAAGCCATCAGGATCTTGCTTTTGGACTTGCCAGGCAAAAACCTCTTGGAGAAATCCTTTTGGAAGCAGGCAGGATTTCCCAGGAAGATATCAAGGAAGCTCTTTTAACCCAGAAACTCATGGAAAATTATGAACAGCGCCATGCAAAGCCTGTGGATCGTGAAATCCGCACCATGAGGGTTGATGAATCAAAAATAGAGAATCTGACAAATATGGCAGGGGAGCTTCTAATAGCAAGAAATACTTATGACTATATCCTGAACAACCTTAAAAAAACAGGTAATACTGATATAGAGCTGTATAAGGCATTAAAGGAAAATCTTTATCTTTTTACACACCTGACCAATGATGTTCATCATGGAATAATGTCAATGCGGATGCTTCCAGTAGGAGTTGTATTCAGGAAATATGCAAGAATAGTAAGAGATATAAGCAGAAAGCAAAAAAAATCCATTGAGCTTGTTATTCAAGGCGAAGATATTGAAATAGATAAAAAAGCAGCAGAGGTTCTTGCAGAACCTATGATGCACCTTGTAAGAAATGCCTGCGATCACGGTATAGAATCTGTTCCTGAAAGGCTTTCACTGGGAAAATCTGAAAAAGGAACTCTTATAATGAAAGCTTCCCATGAAGGCAGCAGTCTTTGTATTACTGTTAAAGACGACGGCAGGGGAATTGACCGTCATAAACTGCGTGAAAAAACAAAAATGACAGAAATGCAGGCATCTGAACATGAACTGCTGAACATGATTTTTCTGCCTGGAATATCCACACGAAGCCAGGCTACGGATCTTTCAGGCCGGGGCGTGGGAATGGATGTGGTAAAAACCGCTGTAAACTCTCTTGGTGGCAATGTTCAGGTCGCTTCAACAGAAAAACAGGGTACAGAATTTAATATTTTTATTCCCATGACCATGGGAATAGATGAGGTTCTTCTTATTGAGCTTGGAAAAGGAATATATGCAATTCCTATCTCATATATACTGGAAACCCTTAAAATACCTTTTTCAAAAATACAGTGGTTTACAGACAAGATGTTTCTCCATTACCGGGGCGAGGTTATTAATCTTGAAAAACTTGAAACCCTTTTGCATGGAAACAATTCTGGGATAAAAAATAAATCTGCTGTTTTTGATAAAGAGGATAAAGAAATATCTGTGGTAGTCATCAGAACCGTAAGGGGCAGATTCGGAGTGATTGTTGACCGCCTGGACAAAAACATGGAACTTGCAATCAAACCGGTTCCAAAACAACTGGCATGTCTGGATATTGCCAGCGGGGTCAGCATAATGGGAAACGGCAGGATTATTATTGTTTTAAACCCTGATAAATTGTAGAGACAAGGCATGCCCTGTCTCTGCGGGGTTAAAAAAAGAGATTTTTAATTCCTTGAGATAAATATAAAAGGAGTCATATAAAACATGCAGAAAAGCTATATAAGGATTTTGATTTCCCTTGCAGCAGGGATACTGCCGCCGTGTTTTTTTATATTCCGGATCACAGACTTTCAAAATGCTGTGTTTGGATGTTTGATTATTATCCTGAGTTCATCGTCAGCTCTTGGCATATTTTCCAGGCTTTCAAAAGAAAAAATCAGGCCGGAAGGCCATATCCCTGAAAATATTGATACTTTGTTTAATGTAAAATACCAGGTGGAAAAGATGACTCTTAACCTGGTTGACATAATGGGGAAAATTTTAAAAAAAACAACAGAAGGTTCAGATGAAGCCAATGCAGTTGTTGATTATTTTATCGGGATTCCCGGGGAAACCAAAAGCTCTTTTGGCTCAAGTTATATATCCCAGATGATAAAAAAAAATGAAGATGTCCTGCAAAAAGCAGGAAATCTTTTCCAGGATATAAGCAAGATGAACAGCGAGCTTATGGACCAGGTAAAACATGCCACAAAAAAGATGGAAGGCATTCAAAAATTTGTATCTGAGATCAATTCAAATGCAATTCATACCAGAATCCTGGCCTTAAATGCCATGATCGAAGCTGCAAGAGCAGGAGGGAAATATGCAGCAGGTTTTGCTGTTGTTGCTGATGAGGTAAAAAAAATGGCTGACCGGTCTGACCTGATTGCATCCAGTATAAGCACAATTGCAGATGATTCAGGCAAAATCATGAATTCTCTTCAGCAGGAGATGCAGATTCGTATTTCAGAAGGATTGACAGGCATGAAGTCCGTGGAAAAAGACCTTATGGAAACCTTTGGAACCCTGAAAACAGGAATTGACAACATATCTGAAGCCATAGAAATAGTAACCCTGAATTACCAGACTATTGAAAAAGATATCAAAGGGGTTATTGTAGCCCTTCAATACCAGGATATAACCTCCCAGCAGCTTGATAATGTTATTTCATTTTTGTCCGCATTTCTGCCAAAGGAAAAACAGGAATTGTTATCTGAAAAAACACAATTGCAGACAGGATCATATAAATCTAAAGATTCAAAACATACAAACCTTAGTGATGAGATTGAAGATGACATTACTTTCTTTTAAGGAGAAAAAAATTGATAACCTCGACAAAAAAAATTGGTACCAGGGTGATTTTAACAGTGCATGAAGATATTGTTGATTTAAAATCAGGTGAAGAATTTAAAACAGCTCTGACAAACCTTTATATTAAAGGCGAAAAAGAGATAGTGCTGGACCTGGGAGAGATCCAGCTTATCAACAGCCATGGCATTGGAAAAATACTCATGTTTTATAAAAAATTCAGGGATGAGGGAGGGCAGATATACGTTACCCGTCTCAAAGGAACAATCAGGGAGATATTTGAATCCCTGCTCCTGCTTAATATAATACCTGAAATAGAGCCTGTTAAAAACTGAAAAAGGCATATAATGTCAAAAACCGAGATTGAAAAGCAGTTTAGAATCCTGTTTTCCGAATACCTGAAATTTCCAAAAGAAGAAACCCTGGTTTGTATTTCAGAAATCGGAAGAAAACTGGTTCTTTCTTCTGTTCCTCCTGAAGACATTGGAGATATGTACTCGGAAGCCCTGTCAGAGTTTACAGAAAAATTTCCTGATACCCGCATATCAGAACTCTCAGACCGGATATCAACCCCTCTTACAGAGCTGCTTATTGCCTATGGCATGGCATTCAGACAGCAGATAGACCTTCAGCATACATACGAAAAAACCCGCCTTGCATCAAAGATAATGGAAAATTCCTTAGACGGTATATGGATGTCTGACGGAGACGGCAATATTCAAATTATCAATCCTTCATTTTCCAGGATAACAGGCTATGATTCATTAGAGGTAATAGGGAAAAATGTGGCAGTTCTTCACGGCCTGGCTGCTGACGACATTGTAATGGATAAAATATGGGAAATTATAAAAAAAGACGGGGTATGGAAAGGCGAACTTGCCAGCCGCCGGAAAAACGGTGAAATTTATCCAGCATTGATGAGCATAAGCACCATACGTGAAGGAAACAGCAATATTATCAATTATATTGGAGCATTAAACGATGTGTCAGAAAAGCATCGCGAAGAAAACATAAGACTGGAGCTTGACAGGGCAAAGGAAATATACAACCTGGTGGTTCAGCCTCAACTGCCTGAAATATCAGGTATTGTAATTAACGCAAAATGTTTGCCTGCTGAAAGTATTGGTGGGGATATTATGGAAATTATTAAGGTAAATGAAAAAAAAATTGTTGTTTTTCTTGCTGATATTACAGGACATGGAGTTTCTGCCGCCATGACTGCAAATACCCTGAAAATGCTTTTTAAAGAAATTTCGGAAACCACTGTGGATCCTGCCCGAATCTTTCAATATATCAACAGTGTTATGTATAAAAACATTCTTCCTGATGATATGATTGCAGCTTTTTGCGGAAGAATAGACCTGGAAGCCATGGATATTACCTACTGCTTAAATGGCCTGCCATTTCCCTTTATTTTTAGGGATAAAAATGCAATTCGATTAAAACCGACCGGTCTGCCTCTGGGGGTTTTTGAAAACCTTGAAACAAACAATATAAGTATTCCCATACAAAACGGGGATACCTTTGTAATCTTCACAGACGGTATTTCAGAAGTAAGGGATGAAAAGGGAAATGTTTTGGGAAACACGGGTATTGAATCATGTATATCAGGAAAAAAACAGGATGCTCATACAATTATTGACGATATGCTCAGATGTGCAGGCAGGTTTCAGAAAAAAGATTCTTTTTCAGATGACATAATTGTACTGGCAGTTAATTTTTTTGATGAAAAACTTGCATTAACACCAATATCCCACAGCAATACATATCGCTTTCCAACCAAAAGTGTATGCAAGGGAAAAACAAAATTTCTTTTTATTGATGAAGTGGTAATTTTTTTCATGGATTATATCTCTGAGACCACTAATATTTCCATGGAAAATCTTGGAGGTTTAAAAATTGCCCTGTTTGAAATTGTTTTAAATGCCATTGAACATGGCAATCTTGAAATTACAGAATATAAAAACGATCCTGATTTTTATGATACCAGGGAATACTGGGAACTCTTTAATAAAAGAATGGCATCAGATGATTACGGCAGCCGCCAGATAAATATTGAATGTTTTTTTAATGCCGGCCAGGTGGAACTTATTGTTGAAGACAGCGGCCCAGGCTTTAATCCAGAAGACCTTGATGATCCTTTTGATGAAACCAATATTTCAAAACCTTCGGGCAGGGGCATTGCTCTTGCAAAAATGAATGTTGACAGACTTATATTTAATACCAGGGGCAATAAAGTAACCCTGGTCAAGAAATTGTAAAACCTGAATAATGCCGGGCAAAATAAATTTCAGCCCCAGAGATTAATGGAGAAAGTTTATTATGAACAAAAAGGAAAATACTGTGTTTGAACTTATAAAAAACAAACAAACTGAACTGCTGAATATCTGGCTGGAAAAAGTTAAGGCATCCCCTGGTACAAGCACCATGAACCTGATAAGTGAATCTGCCCTGATAAAACAGTCAAGAGAACTTCTGCAGACAATAATTGAGGCATTAAAATTTGATAATTACGAAGATATTGACAATCCTGAATTTAAAAACCTGGTCAATACTCTGGGCAGTATAAGCACTATCCGTGCAGAACTGGGTTTTCCTCCTGGTGAAACAGCAGCATATATATTTTGTCTAAAAGATGCTATTTTCCATCTGCTTCAGGAAGCATACAGCGATAACTCAGCATTATTCAACAAGGAACTGGTAAAGATGCACAGCCTGATTGACAAAATGGGGATAATTACATTTGAAAAATTTTCCCAGATAAGAGAAGATATAATTCTGCGCCAGAACAGGGCACTTCTTGAATTGTCCACACCGGTTATAAAAGCATGGGACGGTATTGTCCTGCTTCCCTTAGTCGGAATTATTGATACTGCCAGATCACAGGAAATGATAGAACGCCTGCTTCAGGGCATAGTTGATAACGAAGCTATGGTTGTAGTGATTGACATCAGCGGTGTACCTGTTATTGATACAAGGGTTGCACAGCATCTGATGAAAACTGTTACAGCAGCTGCCATGCTGGGATCAGAGGTTATTATGACAGGCATCAGCCCTGAAATTGCACAAACCATAATAAAACTGGATATTGATCTAAGCATGATCCGGACAAGGGGAACTCTTAAAGCAGGAATTGAAGATGCCTTTAACCTGAGAAATTTGCAGATTGTATCATTTAATCAAGCAAAATAGAGGATTTAACAATGAAAGTACCCATATTAAAACTCGGTCATATACTTTTAACATCAATCCAGGAAGACCTGACAGACCAGGATGCAGTAGATTTTC from the Desulfonema limicola genome contains:
- a CDS encoding AAA-like domain-containing protein: MKKYFNTAGPCHPDEHYMLPADGRCKNLSEFIDQKQYFVLHAARQSGKTTLLLDMVKQLNDSGNYYAMYCSLESVQGITDVERGLPAIVRSLTKEIEFNENLKNYSFAENADYSDFNNVLVKSLAHFCKKLDKPLVILFDEADCLSDKTLISFLRQLRDGYVNRNRIPFVHSLCLTGMRNIRDYKVLVREEEKSLGSTSPFNIVSEAFTLRNFTGHETAQLYRQHTEQTGQEFTDKVLEKAQYYTWGQPWLVNAIAREIVVKILKSDFSKKILPEHVDQAVQNIIYRRDTHIDSLLERLKEKRVQKIIEPVLIGQDKGFNPADDDFQYVMDLGLIKNDAGVIKPSNPIYSEVIIRSLSSATQMAMDSSGYPPAAPAYIENNRLDMKKLLMDFQQFWRENSKIWTDRYQYKEAAPHLILMAFLQRIINQGGQIIREPALGRQRLDLCINYKNIRYPVELKLRYGTKTLKEGTGQLADYMDTLGCNEGWLIIFDRRKSISWKKKIFWKTETSEKGQIHIAGC
- a CDS encoding HEAT repeat domain-containing protein, with protein sequence MDHIVQALNSNDETQRIYAAQDMGEQNDPEMAAPLVQRLLIEKSQIVKDAIVFNLSKIPCTRIYEKLFEMFDSHDAFIRNAAVTVFGSEKDEAIGFLTAHLDHANREIRKLILDALYTTGTYESVLAIRAGLHDPSVNVQITAAEYLGILEDKDSIDDMVKLIEQKEPMLRFALLDALSCMKESGIIKKVMDVLGAGDDINKLDPLYIPGIIKLAAKSGDLDFICDVFENISNSNIYADDIMRAVGETKLRFKNILEECCILEMTTAIAKDKNLRDNVRYNAVELLLGDEKGLLDSKELLALGTSLISEPSMIFVGVRVLVRSKEPEGIELVKTIRSETKDEEIRALCEELIGNLPEKILSEKHGG
- a CDS encoding CheR family methyltransferase — encoded protein: MAFITPDEFEYLANFIYRKTGIRFEIKKLYFLSKRVQKRMEELGIQTASEYMRKLRFSDPDNSEFQLLLNLLTINETYFFRDFPQLQAFAEHCLPDIIEKKEAAGNRRLRIWSAGCASGEEPYTIGIILYEMLNNYRQWDIKITASDVDQNMLKKQSRQYMKTEVSAMFLKNIWQRILQNQKDNSGCRKKSRIWFKLNTLILEIKQQ
- a CDS encoding CheR family methyltransferase; the protein is MATHFTESKGQFRLSEKIKNMVQIEHLNLGDKTAVRNKKGFDIIFCRNVLIYFDDVSRKQLVDQFYLALNPGGHIFLGSSESVGRISTAFKLKRAGGYLVYYKEEGDKQ
- a CDS encoding response regulator transcription factor translates to MKKVLVVDDSPVVRSFHINILKTSGFIADDAIDGMDALEKSLKEDYDLILCDINMPKMDGLTFIQRYREMEKETPVIILTTQEQEIQRNKGYAAGANLFIVKPVKPADLILHIKLLMGGEQ
- a CDS encoding STAS domain-containing protein codes for the protein MIVKSKTGISNIILGLECTIAETEKDFEKIKEISEISKGIDLDINQVQEIDTAYFQMLLSLKAWTEHKKIPFSISGTSNPINEISKLYGVEL
- a CDS encoding response regulator, with protein sequence MPKTIMVVEDVTSMRGLVAITLNTAGYHVVEACNGEDALKRLAEQKVHMIISDVNMPSMNGLEFLKIIKSNPDYKFIPVVMLTTQGDETTKKKGQMAGAKAWIVKPFKPESILKVVQKIIG
- a CDS encoding chemotaxis protein CheA, with amino-acid sequence MADISIEHYRKQFFRESAELIDNIYDDILKAEAEPDNYDILNSLFRGVHTIKGSAGSFGLDEISSFVHHLENLLNLLREGRIDLTPDITDIILAGIDHISDMIQAGSSGTDMDRDLELEAGIIEKLESFCKSAVPACEQFCVQGEILPGSQVTNLEDTGLSEEIQAKLADTAARGLNIYRISLCYTSGHMGNGYDPFIFLKNLYNCCDYYYVVNYCNNGFSQVPPLPDFEPLNLYLKPTVCVGTNLLSEDIYDLTIDPSLIFIEQIKTANLSVKILTLSESADPESVNEFIIGTSEMLESAETAIMEYEATGSESALNEIFRVVHNIKGDADFIGLQCMTRFAHTLESLLEKLRTGFKIKKGAGDILLGSIDFFWKNIKKIDKGIEITDFPPVYETIKNLLESDSQESDSKKSGSNDSNQDDSDQENPVKEPQALLDDLDLDLKKVFFDQLIQYKTILNSKLQGLPFSDLKSGIRFKQAVLRALNGLSNASKVVNLTPLQRLSDKAAKAVSFMDSDLMPSELDDVVKYIENIGLGPKKIGEILIQNGKISHQDLAFGLARQKPLGEILLEAGRISQEDIKEALLTQKLMENYEQRHAKPVDREIRTMRVDESKIENLTNMAGELLIARNTYDYILNNLKKTGNTDIELYKALKENLYLFTHLTNDVHHGIMSMRMLPVGVVFRKYARIVRDISRKQKKSIELVIQGEDIEIDKKAAEVLAEPMMHLVRNACDHGIESVPERLSLGKSEKGTLIMKASHEGSSLCITVKDDGRGIDRHKLREKTKMTEMQASEHELLNMIFLPGISTRSQATDLSGRGVGMDVVKTAVNSLGGNVQVASTEKQGTEFNIFIPMTMGIDEVLLIELGKGIYAIPISYILETLKIPFSKIQWFTDKMFLHYRGEVINLEKLETLLHGNNSGIKNKSAVFDKEDKEISVVVIRTVRGRFGVIVDRLDKNMELAIKPVPKQLACLDIASGVSIMGNGRIIIVLNPDKL
- a CDS encoding methyl-accepting chemotaxis protein, whose product is MQKSYIRILISLAAGILPPCFFIFRITDFQNAVFGCLIIILSSSSALGIFSRLSKEKIRPEGHIPENIDTLFNVKYQVEKMTLNLVDIMGKILKKTTEGSDEANAVVDYFIGIPGETKSSFGSSYISQMIKKNEDVLQKAGNLFQDISKMNSELMDQVKHATKKMEGIQKFVSEINSNAIHTRILALNAMIEAARAGGKYAAGFAVVADEVKKMADRSDLIASSISTIADDSGKIMNSLQQEMQIRISEGLTGMKSVEKDLMETFGTLKTGIDNISEAIEIVTLNYQTIEKDIKGVIVALQYQDITSQQLDNVISFLSAFLPKEKQELLSEKTQLQTGSYKSKDSKHTNLSDEIEDDITFF
- a CDS encoding STAS domain-containing protein gives rise to the protein MITSTKKIGTRVILTVHEDIVDLKSGEEFKTALTNLYIKGEKEIVLDLGEIQLINSHGIGKILMFYKKFRDEGGQIYVTRLKGTIREIFESLLLLNIIPEIEPVKN